Proteins encoded by one window of Cyanobacteria bacterium GSL.Bin1:
- a CDS encoding putative addiction module antidote protein, protein MTKTQTFPWDAAEYLETREDMAAYLEAALEEGDSALVIAALKDIARSQGITHLTKETGLDYESLHQALSSEENPEFGTVLKVIQALGLKLQATPM, encoded by the coding sequence ATGACCAAAACTCAAACTTTCCCTTGGGATGCAGCAGAGTACCTAGAAACCAGAGAAGATATGGCTGCATACCTTGAAGCTGCTCTCGAAGAGGGTGACTCCGCTTTAGTTATTGCTGCTTTAAAGGATATTGCTCGTTCTCAAGGAATAACCCATCTGACTAAGGAAACAGGTCTTGATTATGAAAGCCTTCATCAAGCCTTATCCAGTGAAGAGAATCCAGAATTTGGTACTGTTCTGAAAGTGATACAAGCACTTGGACTAAAGTTACAAGCGACCCCGATGTAA